Proteins encoded together in one Nitrospinaceae bacterium window:
- a CDS encoding cupin domain-containing protein: MSEKPYRIRRDEAASGDLPVPGGRSTFRILLDEESVGAKEFALLVNEFDPGLTSKAHKHDNEEHGFYIMSGTGVIRIEEERLEVSEGDAVFVPPGKMHEISSTGDAPLKYIVIYSPPGPNVALREKGAYGLAGE; this comes from the coding sequence ATGAGCGAAAAACCCTACCGCATCAGGCGTGACGAGGCGGCCTCAGGCGATCTTCCCGTTCCAGGCGGCAGAAGCACTTTCCGCATCCTGCTCGATGAGGAAAGCGTGGGCGCCAAGGAATTTGCGCTTCTCGTCAACGAGTTCGACCCCGGCCTCACCTCCAAGGCGCACAAACATGACAATGAAGAACACGGGTTCTACATCATGAGCGGGACGGGCGTCATACGTATCGAGGAGGAGCGGCTTGAAGTATCAGAGGGAGATGCCGTTTTCGTGCCGCCCGGAAAAATGCACGAAATTAGCAGCACCGGAGATGCACCATTGAAGTATATTGTCATCTACTCGCCGCCCGGGCCCAATGTTGCTCTGCGCGAGAAGGGGGCATACGGGCTCGCAGGCGAATAA
- the thiD gene encoding bifunctional hydroxymethylpyrimidine kinase/phosphomethylpyrimidine kinase, whose protein sequence is MNHQPKVPVALSIAGSDSGGGAGIQADLKTFSAFGVFGTTVITALTSQNTRGVHSTHPVPPDFIASQFDSVCTDFPVAATKVGMLATSEVIEVVAKKVAEHNLTHLVLDPVMVSKSGARLLAAGAVGAMVDLLFPLAEIITPNTEEASDILGIDPITNLDEMKNAAHLLFKLGAKSVLLKGGHITKGAIDVFFEGGEPIIFEGRHIDTPNTHGTGCTLSSAIAAGLAGGETIREAVKGAKEFIQGAIENALPLGSGHGPLNHMYRNYPEKLS, encoded by the coding sequence ATGAATCACCAACCAAAGGTCCCTGTCGCCCTGTCGATTGCCGGCTCAGACTCAGGCGGGGGGGCCGGCATACAGGCAGATCTTAAAACATTCTCGGCCTTCGGCGTTTTTGGAACGACCGTCATAACTGCCCTCACCTCCCAGAATACTCGGGGGGTCCATTCGACACACCCCGTCCCCCCCGATTTCATCGCCAGCCAGTTCGATTCGGTTTGCACTGATTTCCCGGTAGCCGCCACAAAGGTGGGAATGCTCGCCACCTCGGAGGTCATCGAGGTTGTCGCGAAAAAAGTGGCGGAACACAATCTCACACATCTCGTCCTCGATCCCGTCATGGTGTCGAAAAGCGGGGCACGCCTTCTCGCCGCTGGCGCCGTGGGCGCTATGGTCGATCTTCTTTTCCCGCTTGCCGAAATCATCACCCCCAACACGGAGGAGGCAAGTGATATTCTGGGAATTGATCCCATCACGAACCTTGACGAGATGAAGAATGCCGCCCACCTGCTTTTCAAACTCGGTGCCAAGAGCGTCCTCCTGAAGGGGGGGCATATCACGAAGGGGGCCATCGATGTTTTTTTCGAAGGGGGCGAGCCCATTATTTTCGAGGGCCGCCACATCGACACGCCCAATACGCACGGGACCGGATGTACGCTTTCCTCCGCCATCGCCGCAGGCCTTGCCGGAGGCGAAACAATACGAGAGGCCGTCAAGGGCGCAAAAGAATTCATTCAAGGGGCCATCGAAAACGCGCTTCCGCTTGGGAGCGGTCATGGCCCCCTCAATCACATGTACCGCAATTATCCGGAGAAACTTTCATGA
- the cysK gene encoding cysteine synthase A — translation MALGTRGRPSQVLRALPDVLENIGGSPLVRLCNLPDEKGARVYAKLEQSNPGGSVKDRIALSMVIDAEHRGLLKPGGTIVEPSSGNTGIGLAMVGAVRGYSVKIVLCESMSHERHALLTSYGAEVILTDCDQGMYGSVLKAEEIVAENTEYFMPQQFKNPANPEIHRRTTAREIVRDMGAHTVDAFVAGVGTGGTITGVGEVLKAKRPETLVVGVEPSASPILSGGEPGPHQIQGIGAGFIPNVLNREIIDRIETIGDQEAYDMAKALSRKEGIAAGISSGAAVCAALRVASEMSADENIVVVLPDGAERYFSLEQYFR, via the coding sequence ATGGCTCTTGGCACAAGGGGTAGACCTTCTCAGGTTCTTCGAGCGCTTCCCGATGTTCTCGAAAATATTGGCGGCTCCCCCTTGGTGCGCCTCTGCAATCTTCCCGATGAAAAGGGCGCGAGAGTCTATGCGAAGCTCGAACAATCCAATCCCGGCGGCAGTGTCAAAGATCGGATTGCGCTCAGCATGGTGATCGATGCCGAACACCGGGGACTCCTCAAGCCTGGCGGCACCATCGTTGAGCCCTCAAGCGGCAACACGGGGATCGGGTTGGCCATGGTGGGGGCTGTGCGCGGCTATAGCGTGAAGATTGTTCTGTGCGAGAGCATGAGTCATGAGCGCCATGCCCTCCTGACCTCCTATGGAGCGGAAGTAATATTGACGGATTGCGATCAAGGTATGTATGGCTCGGTCCTAAAGGCCGAGGAGATTGTCGCCGAAAATACTGAATACTTCATGCCCCAGCAGTTTAAGAATCCGGCAAATCCCGAAATCCATCGGCGCACAACGGCAAGGGAAATTGTCAGGGACATGGGGGCGCATACGGTCGATGCTTTTGTCGCTGGCGTGGGCACGGGCGGAACGATAACTGGCGTGGGCGAGGTGCTCAAGGCCAAGCGCCCCGAGACTCTTGTGGTAGGTGTCGAGCCCTCAGCCTCTCCGATCCTAAGCGGCGGGGAGCCCGGACCGCACCAGATACAGGGAATCGGTGCCGGATTCATTCCCAACGTCCTTAACCGCGAGATTATTGATCGTATTGAGACGATTGGTGATCAGGAGGCCTACGACATGGCCAAGGCGTTGAGCCGGAAGGAAGGTATTGCGGCTGGCATTTCGAGCGGGGCCGCAGTTTGTGCGGCGCTCCGTGTGGCGTCCGAGATGTCTGCCGATGAGAATATTGTTGTTGTTTTGCCCGATGGAGCGGAGCGTTATTTCAGTCTGGAGCAGTACTTCAGATAA
- a CDS encoding MoaD/ThiS family protein encodes MSVTVRIPTPLQEFTKNQDAVELEGNDVKEVLVNLDAQYAGLRERLYGEDGKLRRFVNIYVNQEDIRFLQGEDTEVKAGDELSIVPAIAGGR; translated from the coding sequence ATGTCAGTAACGGTACGAATCCCCACGCCACTTCAGGAGTTCACCAAAAATCAGGACGCGGTGGAACTCGAAGGCAACGATGTGAAGGAAGTGCTTGTCAACCTGGATGCTCAGTACGCCGGGCTGCGTGAGAGGCTCTACGGCGAGGATGGAAAGCTGAGGCGGTTTGTGAACATTTATGTCAACCAGGAAGATATCCGCTTCCTTCAGGGAGAGGATACGGAGGTGAAGGCGGGCGATGAACTTTCTATCGTTCCAGCCATTGCCGGAGGTCGGTAG